Genomic DNA from Osmia lignaria lignaria isolate PbOS001 chromosome 6, iyOsmLign1, whole genome shotgun sequence:
AAGCCGCGTACGTGCGGTTTGACTACAATATCCCACGTGGCGCGAGCATCGGCGTATACGCGCGGAGAAATGCTCTTCCCACGCACACGCAATACGATCTGCTGGAGGTGTTGAGCGGCTTCAAGGCGAGGACCACTCGGGCGTCCCATGTTAGTGTTATTGTATGTGCCACTGccccatttttcattttcttttctatcatAGGACTCGTAGAACCGCCTATCAACATCTTCTATTCAGATGTcctgaagaaaatttattttttattcttttttttttgaacaatTTCAAATCTACGGTTCAAAAGGTcgtcttttttttattatttttttccctGAAATGTAATGGAGGAATTGAGAGTATCGATGGAGCGTTTCTGAGATTTGTATTGATTTCTCGTGTAGCCTTCGATCAAGAAAGAAGTGACTCACTATATGGAGCCTGGTCATTGGTTCCTCTCGTTGTACAATGATGATGGAGATCCACAGGAGGTGTCTTTTATAGCCATAATCGCTGAAGATATGACGCACAATTGTCCTAACGGGTGCAGCGGAAAGGGTGAATGTTTGCTGGGTCACTGTCAATGCAATCCTGGCTTCGGTGGAGAGGATTGCAGCGAAAGTGTCTGCCCGGTTCTCTGTAGCCAGCGTGGTAAGTGTAGGGTTTGTTTAGGGGTCCTAATCTGGGTCCTCCCAAAAATGTATTTAGATTATCTTCCTCATCcttctaaaattttaatatcttgaaattCTAGATTTCTAAAATCCCCAAATTTCAGAACTTCCCCACTCCCAAATATATTCTAGTTACACCAATGGTCCCAATTTCAATTACCCTCATCGGTATCATTAATTTCCGTGCAATTACAGGAGAATACATAAACGGAGAGTGTCAGTGCAACCCCGGCTGGAAAGGGAAGGAGTGTTCCCTGCGCCACGACGAATGTGAAGTGCCCGATTGCAATGGACATGGCCACTGCACCAACGGGAAGTGTAATTGCGTGCGCGGTTATAAAGGAAAGTACTGCGAGGAAGTGGACTGTCCTCACCCAACCTGTTCCGGTCACGGTTTCTGCGCCGAAGGTACTTGCATCTGTAAAAAAGGATGGAAAGGTGCGGATTGCAGTCAAATGGACAAGGAAGCACTGCAGTGTCTACCAGACTGCAGCGGACATGGGAACTTTGATCTTGAGACGCAGACCTGCCTATGCGAGCCTATGTGGTCTGGCGATGACTGTTCGAAAGGTAATACGAGAGAATAGATATCTTGTAGTAGGGGGTTTTGTTGACCCTTAGAGCAGTGGCGGGCAGATCAATTGGAGAGTTCAGGTTCAGCAGCAAATGTGTTAATAATGgttttatgaaaatataatttttaaaattcaattacttATTAAGCTATAAATTTATTAGACGCGGATATAAATACTCATCGGATCCAAATTCATTTTTAGACGAAGAATCGCTTGCTCTCAGGTGTCTtcaattctttaaataaattcagTATGCATATTTATCATTCTATTCATATGTTTCCAGGTTATACGTCAATTTTACGACCGATTCTGTTTGACCCCTTTACTAATAACGTGACATTGATACCTTCTCGTTGACTAACTTGATTTTATTCTAAACAAAAACTATTGACTTGCTAGCTTTTATATGTTGCTTGTCCCCACTAATACCATAAAAGACTAGAAATCTAAAAACATTTGTGTAATTCAAAATTTCCTGTCTTTTTCAGAATTATGCGATCTGGACTGTGGGCCCCACGGCCACTGCGTGGACAATGCCTGCGACTGCCTGCCCGGATGGTCCGGCGAATTGTGCAATTTGAAGCAATGCGATCCTAGATGCAATGAACATGGTCAATGCAAGAATGGAACATGCTTGTGCGTGACTGGGTGGAACGGGAAACATTGTACCATGGAAGGATGCCCGAATTCGTGTTCTGGTCATGGCCAGTGCAGAGTCAGCAACGATGGCCAATGGGAGTGCAGGTGTTACGATGGCTGGGATGGCAAAGACTGCAACGTGCTTCTTGAACAGAATTGCAACGACGGAAGAGACAACGATAAAGGTATGGTATGAATAAAAACgaaattcaaagaaatttttACCGTCTTTACAGATTCAAGATTTAACCCTAAAAAGACCAAGAAAGGGGGCTTGTCGAACCCACCGGTCATaaagtattgaaaatatttgaaactctagaattttagaatgttgATATTTGAGgatataaaaattttggaattttagaattttagtgtTAAAATCCCCGAATGACGAGGTGGTCAGTCCACATAGGAAGAGGGAGCCTATCTTGGCCCCTATTTGTTAGGGGCCCCTCAAAAATCGAATTTTCAACATCTCTTTCATAAGTCTATCAGAAATCCTACCCCAATGCCATAAACCCTTATTCTGACCTGAATCAATATATTCTTTCCAGACGGTCTGATCGATTGCGCGGATCCGGAATGTTGCTCGAATCATATATGCCGTAGCAGTCAGCTTTGCGTGTCGGCCCCGAAGCCGATCGATATACTTCTGCGAAAGCAACCGCCGGCTATCACCGCTTCCTTCTTCGAGaggatgaaatttttaatcgaCGAGGGTAGTTTGCAGAACTACGCCCGACAAGAAACCTTCAACGAGAGGTGAGTTAACAAAGCTTGTGTCGGCAGCACGATGGATCGCGTGCGCGATTCGTATTTCGTTGACCCGcgatcggtttgtctcgttatCGATCACCTTTCGATCAAATACATACGTTATTACTCGCTCGTGGTAACCGTGTCCGTCCCGACTTTGATGTTACGTGGTACAGTTCTATAAATACACATCCGGTTACAGACACCCGGAATCATCAAAACAGATAACATATAGTGTTACAATTATGCCGTATACACCTTAAAACAGATGCATGTGTTTATATGGGTCTACTAAAAGTCATTAACGGGTGTACCGAGCATGACGTCTTATGACGCCGTCCGGGTACCGTGTTTCTCCGATTTGTATACAATCTAAAGACTAATTCGATGTTGTCCGCAGGGCACTTAAGTGCCCTCGTGCTTTCCACGGGCTCGAATTTATTCTACTGCGGACCGGTTCGGATCTGTGCCCGTAAATTTGCCTGCGGGCAACCGGGCATGTGCATTCCTGCCCTAGAAACACATGCATATACTACTATATACTTATTCGTTATACGTTACAAGAGACACTAAAGACGTATACAATAGATATATGATATATTCTCTGCGTTGTTGTGACCCGTGTGAAATCACATCCCAAAAGTTTTATACATATGTTTGTACGTACGTGTGCGCGAGCGTGTGCCCTGCACTGAACCCCGTCTCCATTCTATTTCATTCTCATTCTGAACACGATTGATCTTTATCGATATTTATACGTGTTAACACGTTCGGACCCACTTGGCTGGATTTACCTATAGCATAGAGGCGAAGGGGTTGAAACCTGTTACCCCAGGCTCGAACGTGTTAATCTatctctatctctttctatcACCGTGTCCGTCCGAGTGAAGCTTGGCGTGAATGTGTGACTCCATGTTCGAGCATCAAGCTTTTCGCTACCGATTCAGGGATCCAGAAGTCTAAATTTCTTTAtcctttcattaaaaaaaaaaaaatattactctgaactaataaatttcttttctcttctacctctctttctctctctctctctctatctatctatcttctCCATCTAGCTTTGCCTTTAATCACATCATTTTTAACTCGGTTCTGTTTTATCCGTGCTGCCCGGTCAGTATGTTCTGGAATCACTTCAATACAAGGTAAGAAATTTCGTCGACGAGAAAAaatggaacaaaaaaaaaatacacccgTTTGCGAGTTAGTAGAGTGTAAGCAGAGTCGAATAGCTGCTGCTGTTTGACGATATTTTCATGCATTTGGTATCATGTGTACATAATCAAAATCCTGCATCCAAACGGGGTTGCTCGTGGACGTTCGATTCGAGGACGAGCCCGTGTCTTCATCGTTTGTCCGCAAATTGACGAAGACAAGCTACCTCGAATGAATTGTAACGCCACGTACCGCTaaccaataaaaaaaaaaaagaaaaggaagaacttTCATAACCTCTTCCTACCTCACCGAAACCTTCATCATTGTTTGACTCTTTCTCGTTGCATGGTTTGGTTACCTTATTATTCCTACGTTGTCTTTCGTGCCTTTTAAGTTGAGCTTCTGACTTTGTGTTAATCgtgtatatgtgtatgtatCTATTTGTATTTAATGACAGTTCGACGTCGACCGATGCTTCAGTGCCAAAGAGGCATCGAGGTATTACGTGGGAGTATGTCACCATTTTGCTACTATTTTGCGTCATCTAAGGGATAATAATTTCGACTGTTAAATTTAAGGAAAAAACTCTTAAAGCATAGGTCCTACTAGGTAGCCCTGTTAATAGGAGTTCACTACCAGGTTCCAGCCCAAGACActctctttcttcctccttTCCCATCTCTTCACAGGAACCCACCCTGGACGTTCATTACTCGATACTACCTCTTTAGCACTGAAAAGCAACGTCGGCAAGACTGAAATCGTGATTCGTAAAATTACACGATTTGAAACAGGTGCTGTCACATCGAAAGAGGATAAACATAATTCAATGACACTTTTCATCGTTCTTGATATTCGAAATGACAGCACATTTTTGTTATGCGCGACGATTAACTCCAATAACACTGcaagaaataaatttacaaatgataGTAATACTGTTGTAGATTGAAAATTAGTTTAGACGATAGCAATTGCtttgctgaaaaaaaaaaagtacacaCACCCGAGCTAACTATTATCCGGTGGTCGTTAATGTTCTTATTTCCTGACAGCCGTTCGGCCGTCGTTCGTGGCCGAGTTGTCACGCACCTTGGCACCGGACTAATGGGAGTACGAGTTAGCACCAGTACACCCCTGGAAGGTTTCACTCTGACGAGAGACGACGGTTGGTTCGATCTCTTGGTGAACGGCGGAGGCGCGGTCACCCTGCAGTTTGGCAGGTCGCCCTTCAAGCCGCAAAGCCACATAGTCTTTGTACCTTGGAACGAGGTAATAATCTAGGACCTGCGTACCAAACTAAATCCTATATCGAAGACTACATGTAACAAAAATCTTCGTTTCTTCAAGGTGGTAATTATCGACAAGATCGTGATGAGCACCGCCGAGGAGAAGCAACCCTTCCATGTCCCTCACGCTTGTGCCGCCCACGACTACGACCTAATGAAGCCAGTGGTCTTGGCCACCTGGAAGCACGGCTTTCAAGGCGCCTGTCCCGACAAGAGCGCCATTTTGGCAGAGTCCCAGGTCATCCAAGAGAGTCTTCAAATACCAGGCACTGGCTTGAACCTTGTATACCACAGCTCCAGAGCAGCCGGATATCTGTCCACCATTCAGTTGCAACTGACACCCGAAGTCATTCCACCGACTCTTAATTTAATTCACCTGAGAATCACCATTGAGGGCATTCTATTTGAGAAAATATTCGAGGCGGATCCTGTGATCAAGTTTACTTACGCGTGGAACCGACTGAACGTATATAGACAACGAGTCTATGGTGTGACTACAGCTATGGTGAAGGTGGGGTATGAGTACAGGGACTGTAAGGACATCATCTGGGACGTGCAAACGACGAAGCTCAGTGGCCACGATATGTCCATATCTGAAGTTGGAGGTTGGAACCTGGACATCCATCACAGGTATAACTTCCATGAAGGCATTCTGCAGAAAGGAGACGGATCCAACATCTACCTAAAGCAGAAGCCTCGAGTAATTCTTACAACCATGGGCGATGGGCATCAGAGGCCTCTGGATTGTTACGATTGCGATGGACAGGCCTCCAAGCAGCGACTGCTAGCGCCGGTTGCTCTTGCCACAGCTCCAGACGGATCCATCTTCGTCGGAGACTTCAATCTCGTTAGGAAAATCCTCGTTGATGGCACTGTCAGGACTGTCGTTAGGCTGAAGTAAGTCCCACGATTGAATTTCTAAAGCCCCTCGCATTATTTAATATTGCTTAATTGAATAAATGTTCTTTCAGTGCTACGAGAGTCTCCTACCGCTACCACATTGCCTTGAGTCCTCTGGACGGTTCCCTGTACATCTCTGACCCCGAGTCCCATCAGATCATCCGCGTGCGCGACACTAACGACTATTCCGACCCAGATCACAACTGGGAGACGGTGGTTGGTTCGGGAGAGCGGTGTCTCCCTGGGGACGAAGCTCACTGTGGCGATGGTGCACTGGCTCGGGACGCTAAACTGGCGTATCCCAAGGGGGTCGCCATATCAGCCGACAACGTACTGTACTTCGCCGATGGGACCAATATTAGGATGGTCGACAGGGACGGTATCATCACCACGGTGATCGGCAATCATATGCACAAGTCGCACTGGAAGCCTATTCCTTGCGAGGGCACACTGAACGTAGAAGAGGTTCATCTGCGGTGGCCCACTGAGTTGGCTATTAACCCCCTGGATAATTCCCTGCACATGATAGACGACCATATGGTGCTACAACTGGCTCCAGATGGTAGAGTCAAGGTGGTAGCTGGTCGTCCTCTCCACTGCGCCTCGCCGTCCTCCTCGTTTGACACCGAGCTGGCGACACACGCTACTCTGGTGATGCCGCAGAGCATCGCATTCGGCCCGTCCGGAAACCTGTACATCGCCGAGAGCGATTCACAGCGAATCAACCGCGTGAGGGTGATCGGAACCGACGGCAAGATCTCCCCTTACGCCGGCGCGGAGTCGAAGTGCAACTGTTTAGAGCGCGGCTGCGATTGCTTCGAAGCCGATCACTACCTGGCGTCCACTTCCAAGTTCAATACCATCTCCGCTGTTGCCGTATCCCCTGACGGAGTGGTTCACATCGGTGATCAGGCGAACTATAGGATCCGATCAGTGATGGCCAGTATCCCAGACGCCAGTGGCGCCAGGGAGTACGAGATCTACTCGCCGGACACCCAGGAAATCTACGTATTCAACCGATTCGGGCAGCACGTGGCTACTAAGAACATCCTGACAGGGGAGACAGTGTACCAATTCACGTACAATGTGAACACCAGTAATGGTAAACTCAGCACGGTCACTGACGCAGCGGGTAATAAGGTGTTCCTGCTGAGGGACTACAGCAGCCAGGTGAACTCCATCGAGAACACGAAGGGCCAGAAGTGCAGGCTTCGAATGTCTAGGATGAAGATGCTTCACGAGCTGAGCACGCCCGATAACTACAACGTTACGTTCGATTATCACGGGCCCACTGGGCTGCTGAAGACCAAATTGGACAGCACGGGCAGAAGTTTCGTATATAACTACGATGAATTCGGCAGACTAACCAGTGCAGTCACTCCTACGGGCAAGGTAATCAGTCTAACCTTCGATCTTAGCCTGAAGGGAGCTGTGGTGAAGGTGGGGCAAAACAACAGGAAGCCTATTTCGATGCTGATCAAGGGATCCTCGGTTGTTACGAAGGTTGGAGAGGCAGAACAAAGGACTACTGTCCTGGCCGATGGCTCCGTCGGCCAGGTAACACCCTGGGCCCATACAGTCAGCACGGACACCTTGCCTTACTCGGTCTTGGCTGAAATCGAGCCCCTGTTGGGCGAGAGCTACCCAGTGCCCGCTAAGCAGAGGACGGAAATTGCTGGTGATTTGGCGAACAGATTCGAGTGGCGATACTTCCTCAGAAAGCTTCAGTCCAACAAAAATAGGGGCAATTCAAAGTCTGTTGCTCAAGTTGGCAGGAAGCTGCGGGTTAACGGTGATATTTTGCTGTCTCTTGAATACGACAGAGAAACCAATAGCGTAGCTGTATTTATGGACGATGTAGAGCTTTTGAATGTGACCTACGATAGAACAGCGAGACCAGTGAAATGGGGTCCGAGGAATGGTATCTTCTCCGGAGTGGAACTGGAGTACGACCGCTTCAGTAGACTGACCAGTTGGACTTGGGGGGATATCAGTGAGACTTATGGCTTTGACAGAGCTGGGCGGTTATACGAGATCAAATACAGCGATGGTACGTCTATGGTGTATGCCTTCAAAGACATGTTCAGCAGTCTTCCACTGAAAGTGACCACGCCAAGGGGAAGCGACTACTTGCTGCAGTACGATGAAGCTGGGGCCTTGCAGTCTTTAACCACACCAAGAGGACACATTCATGCGTTCTCGTTGCAGACTTCGTTAGGATTCTACAAGTATCAGTACTACTCGCCCATGAACAGACATCCGtatgaaattttgtataatgaTGACGGGCAGATTTTAGCGAAGGTGTATCCACATCAAAGCGGCAAGGTTGCTTATATCTACGACCACACTGGGAAATTGGAGACTACTCTTGCTGGTATGTATATCTTCTTAGTAAAATTATTCCAAATTATAATTACGTTGGGGTATTCTCCGGGCATATGGTCAACGCAGACATTGGCGACAAGGGGGTCCTATTTCAAATTAATCTTCATTCACTTCCGCAGGATTGTCTTCGATCCACTACACATACCAAGAAACAACGAGCTTGGTCCACAGCATTGACATCAACGAACCAAACTTCGAAATGCGCATTGAGTACAAGTACCATGCTGGTATCGTCAAAGACGAGAAAATCAAATTCGGTAGCAAGAGCGGCCTGGACAATGCCCGATATCGTTACCAGTACGATGGTAATGCAAGAATTTCCAGCATTGAAGTAGACATCAATGGCAAACAGCTTCCTCAGTTACGGCTGAAGTACAACCAGAATTTGGGCATACTGGAAGGAGTCGGTGATCTTAGGATATACAGGAACCTGTTTAACCGATCAGTCATGCAGGACAGCAGCAAGCAGTTCTTCACGGTCACCGATTATGACGAACATGGACGGGTTAAGACTGTCCTTATGAATATTCGGTCACTGGATGTCTTCCGTATGGAGCTAGAGTATGATAATCGTAATCGCATAAAAATGAGGAAGATGTTAATTGGAAAAGATTCCATGAAGAAGGAATGGGCCAAGATAGAGAAGATCACATATAATGCGGATGGACATGTCCTAGAGGTGGCAGAGACTGAGAACAATTGGCAATATGCTTATGACGAAAATGGTAACGTGATTGGAGTGACAGAACACAATGAGAAGATCGCTTTGGGTTATGACAGCGGTGATCGTGTGGTCCAATATGGCGACGTTGAGTTCAATTCGTATGATAGCAGAGGATTCGTCGTCATTCGAGGGGAACATAAATACAGGTTTGTTCAGATTTCAATTATTCTGACATTTATTTCTCTGTCCACTAATTCCCATTTCTTCATTTTAGTCAACACCTCTGAAATATACACCCACCAAGTTTTCAGTGCCATCCAAAAAGACATCCCCCTCCTGAACCtatgataataatatttcttGCTTTGTATAGGTACAATTCGCGTGGTCAACTGATTCACGCATCAGAGCACAAGAAGTTCCAGATATGGTACTTCTACGACGACCGCGGACGCCTGGTAGCCTGGAACGACGACCGCGAGAATATCACGCAGTTCTTCTACGCGAATCCAAAGACGCCGGACCTGATCACGCACATTCACTTCCCGAAATCCGCGAAAACCTTCCGGTTCCTCTACGACGCCCGCAACTTCCTTATGACAGTGGAAACCTCCGAGCAGAGGTTCTACGTGGCGACGGATCAAAATGGTTCCCCCATAGCATTATTCGACACCAATGGAAATCTGATCAAAGAAATGAGACGCACGCCATTTGGCAAAATTATTAAGGACACCAACCCAGATTTCTACCTGCCCATCGATTTCCATGGTGGACTCCTGGACCCGATCACAAAACTGGTCTACCTGAACAAGAGGTTATATGATCCAACTGTTGGACAATGGATGACGCCAGCCTGGGAACAAATGGCGAACGAACTCACTACTCCGACCGACATTTTCATTTACCGCTTCCGCAACAATGATCCAGTGAACTTCAAACAGAACGTCGAGTACATGACTGACCTCGCCAGTTGGCTGAAATTGTACGGCTATGATATCTCCGCCATGCTGGGCTCGGAGTACATGAAGCACATGGTGTACCAGCCGACCGCTACCATCACGTCTCCTCAATTAACACCAGACTTCGGCGTCATGTCTGGGTTGCAGTGCATCGTGAATCGCGTGCACGAGAAATTCTCCGACCTAGGATTCGTTCCTAAACCTTTGCTGAAACTGGAACCAAAGACGAGGAACCTTCTTCCGCGAGTGGCCCACCGGCGTGCCGTTTTCGGTGAAGGTATCTTGGTATCCCGCATCGGTGGACGGGCGTTAGTCAGTGTAGTGGATGGTGTGAACAGCGTCGTCCAAGACGTGGTCACCTCGGTGTTCAACAACTCCTACTTCCTACCTCTCCACTTCAGTGTGCACGATCAGGATGTGTTCTATTTCGTGAAGGACAACGCGCTGAAGATTCGTGACGATATGGAGGAGCTGCGCCGTCTGGGAGGCATGTTCAACGTGTCCACTTACGAGACCACGGAGCACGGAGTGGGCACTTGGAAGGAACTGAAGCTACATAACCCGGATGCCGCGGTAGTGATCAGGTACGGGGCTGACCCTGAACAGGAGAGGCATAGGATATTGAAGCACATTCATAAGAGGGCCGTGGAAAGAGCCTGGGAAATCGAGAAGCAGTTGGTTATGGCTGGTTTCCAAGGCAGAGGAGACTGGTCGAAGGAGGAGAAGGACGAATTGATCAGCCGGGGGGCAGTGAACGGCTACGAGGGTGTAGATATCCACAGTGTCCACAGATATCCCCAACTAGCCGATGACCCCGGTAATGTTGCCTTCACTA
This window encodes:
- the Ten-m gene encoding teneurin transmembrane protein Ten-m isoform X11 — translated: MDRVPLPYGHAPSMIPMRRQSIRCHFVKGVDWCSWKLIAMILLMVSLCITAVLAYVVVSSIVNRSYQGTKACTVLVGENADTKTLLSEGNKTSTSSTSSSQSNSRTRQQSSSGGSIKPSASMLEHVYIRKRRDTYNQHALHQTVASSFKPTVQLRSTVVQEDESSPRSSQPSALPLDEDRPGKIVHETAAYTDDPQPNETGSESGSSTTPMGTLLLALNLSDSSVTNSTPTTVASSSSVSVASYSYASSSVSLNRPSETPPGSAIELAYGHDSVIAVTTDPVTPEDVQSTGSTVDGGKVESSTVSEDDVSQHEESTLGIDTLDVENGTVSGVESLLESSTTGSSSVSTPGSTSDIEEPVPPVDESSAENSASEKNTSDNTSDVVKETRELSREDLSTEPDAPPSGLKSSEKSEELQRDYPLPIYNYGQEEVEIVKLNHGGESDTVTKTRLDRTSSFGNSVPRLGQNSDFRVITREESDEEFLREFEKKFREDATPTDQEEAPNDTHVPSNVPVEPNPPLTQQVKIIEVPVDRSHSSPSSASSASSSPHRVLVNITIASSDSSSKPLYVLSVSVPTDGAHQAPEVHQREESGSNVVSNTNDNRLPPPPQPPSSPPPPLWAGGECECSCPCMGSASDEWDNFSAIDENNEHEIDNSSLSVEPNKMAEEEVVKENFSTTEENGGSTDWTTANYDTESSSVDLSCSGSTPLPPEPTILILEGARTFPARSFPPDGTTFAQVGLGQKLSKEIPPYSYWNMQFYQSEAAYVRFDYNIPRGASIGVYARRNALPTHTQYDLLEVLSGFKARTTRASHVSVIPSIKKEVTHYMEPGHWFLSLYNDDGDPQEVSFIAIIAEDMTHNCPNGCSGKGECLLGHCQCNPGFGGEDCSESVCPVLCSQRGEYINGECQCNPGWKGKECSLRHDECEVPDCNGHGHCTNGKCNCVRGYKGKYCEEVDCPHPTCSGHGFCAEGTCICKKGWKGADCSQMDKEALQCLPDCSGHGNFDLETQTCLCEPMWSGDDCSKELCDLDCGPHGHCVDNACDCLPGWSGELCNLKQCDPRCNEHGQCKNGTCLCVTGWNGKHCTMEGCPNSCSGHGQCRVSNDGQWECRCYDGWDGKDCNVLLEQNCNDGRDNDKDGLIDCADPECCSNHICRSSQLCVSAPKPIDILLRKQPPAITASFFERMKFLIDEGSLQNYARQETFNESMFWNHFNTSRSAVVRGRVVTHLGTGLMGVRVSTSTPLEGFTLTRDDGWFDLLVNGGGAVTLQFGRSPFKPQSHIVFVPWNEVVIIDKIVMSTAEEKQPFHVPHACAAHDYDLMKPVVLATWKHGFQGACPDKSAILAESQVIQESLQIPGTGLNLVYHSSRAAGYLSTIQLQLTPEVIPPTLNLIHLRITIEGILFEKIFEADPVIKFTYAWNRLNVYRQRVYGVTTAMVKVGYEYRDCKDIIWDVQTTKLSGHDMSISEVGGWNLDIHHRYNFHEGILQKGDGSNIYLKQKPRVILTTMGDGHQRPLDCYDCDGQASKQRLLAPVALATAPDGSIFVGDFNLVRKILVDGTVRTVVRLNATRVSYRYHIALSPLDGSLYISDPESHQIIRVRDTNDYSDPDHNWETVVGSGERCLPGDEAHCGDGALARDAKLAYPKGVAISADNVLYFADGTNIRMVDRDGIITTVIGNHMHKSHWKPIPCEGTLNVEEVHLRWPTELAINPLDNSLHMIDDHMVLQLAPDGRVKVVAGRPLHCASPSSSFDTELATHATLVMPQSIAFGPSGNLYIAESDSQRINRVRVIGTDGKISPYAGAESKCNCLERGCDCFEADHYLASTSKFNTISAVAVSPDGVVHIGDQANYRIRSVMASIPDASGAREYEIYSPDTQEIYVFNRFGQHVATKNILTGETVYQFTYNVNTSNGKLSTVTDAAGNKVFLLRDYSSQVNSIENTKGQKCRLRMSRMKMLHELSTPDNYNVTFDYHGPTGLLKTKLDSTGRSFVYNYDEFGRLTSAVTPTGKVISLTFDLSLKGAVVKVGQNNRKPISMLIKGSSVVTKVGEAEQRTTVLADGSVGQVTPWAHTVSTDTLPYSVLAEIEPLLGESYPVPAKQRTEIAGDLANRFEWRYFLRKLQSNKNRGNSKSVAQVGRKLRVNGDILLSLEYDRETNSVAVFMDDVELLNVTYDRTARPVKWGPRNGIFSGVELEYDRFSRLTSWTWGDISETYGFDRAGRLYEIKYSDGTSMVYAFKDMFSSLPLKVTTPRGSDYLLQYDEAGALQSLTTPRGHIHAFSLQTSLGFYKYQYYSPMNRHPYEILYNDDGQILAKVYPHQSGKVAYIYDHTGKLETTLAGLSSIHYTYQETTSLVHSIDINEPNFEMRIEYKYHAGIVKDEKIKFGSKSGLDNARYRYQYDGNARISSIEVDINGKQLPQLRLKYNQNLGILEGVGDLRIYRNLFNRSVMQDSSKQFFTVTDYDEHGRVKTVLMNIRSLDVFRMELEYDNRNRIKMRKMLIGKDSMKKEWAKIEKITYNADGHVLEVAETENNWQYAYDENGNVIGVTEHNEKIALGYDSGDRVVQYGDVEFNSYDSRGFVVIRGEHKYRYNSRGQLIHASEHKKFQIWYFYDDRGRLVAWNDDRENITQFFYANPKTPDLITHIHFPKSAKTFRFLYDARNFLMTVETSEQRFYVATDQNGSPIALFDTNGNLIKEMRRTPFGKIIKDTNPDFYLPIDFHGGLLDPITKLVYLNKRLYDPTVGQWMTPAWEQMANELTTPTDIFIYRFRNNDPVNFKQNVEYMTDLASWLKLYGYDISAMLGSEYMKHMVYQPTATITSPQLTPDFGVMSGLQCIVNRVHEKFSDLGFVPKPLLKLEPKTRNLLPRVAHRRAVFGEGILVSRIGGRALVSVVDGVNSVVQDVVTSVFNNSYFLPLHFSVHDQDVFYFVKDNALKIRDDMEELRRLGGMFNVSTYETTEHGVGTWKELKLHNPDAAVVIRYGADPEQERHRILKHIHKRAVERAWEIEKQLVMAGFQGRGDWSKEEKDELISRGAVNGYEGVDIHSVHRYPQLADDPGNVAFTRDTKRKRRKSGNRRNRIHRHDS